A region from the Ptychodera flava strain L36383 chromosome 12, AS_Pfla_20210202, whole genome shotgun sequence genome encodes:
- the LOC139144746 gene encoding uncharacterized protein gives MFRQPDFEENELLDPTSEDVTFYTTGTIKVLDNNECAQASRGFNKRYLAWFILTAILLVIGLVLLTVNTGVALYCLQQYGFSTAICDIKSAKFPALDEMRSVAETSEPVISVLVVASALVFTYNPTLSGTECCNCQIGQNFSKLGKMFKKYWFTTYLVMLMISYGYHVIVFALDVKVRWEGALRYISLPLGLTAWFIWMVALNEHGAMTTVARKQCGCQELPSIDSVHDDNRNSHIAPGLSKLYMALLLFAGTTNIVEFLIYTVYVTGSFTTISTTEKNRLLWYFDFLCMTLTAALRYAFASFYFQMAYIGEKKYQQMIDPWEKVGAARGVEHNHLTYSNA, from the exons ATGTTTCGACAACCAG ATTTCGAGGAAAACGAACTGTTGGATCCCACCAGTGAAGATGTCACGTTTTACACAACAGGAACTATCAAAGTTCTGGATAATAATGAGTGTGCACAAGCGAGCCGGGGTTTTAACAAACGCTATTTGGCGTGGTTCATACTTACTGCCATCCTGCTTGTTATTGGATTGGTGTTACTCACCGTTAACACAGGCGTCGCTCTTTATTGCTTGCAACAGTATGGCTTCTCAACAGCCATATGTGACATCAAATCAGCAAAATTTCCCGCTTTGGACGAGATGCGTAGTGTTGCGGAAACATCAGAGCCTGTCATATCTGTGCTAGTCGTTGCCAGTGCTCTTGTATTCACTTACAACCCAACACTTAGCGGAACGGAATGCTGCAACTGTCAAATCGGACAAAATTTTTCGAAACTggggaaaatgttcaaaaagtactggtttaCAACATATCTCGTCATGCTGATGATATCTTATGGTTACCACGTTATAGTCTTCGCTCTTGACGTCAAAGTTCGATGGGAAGGAGCGCTTCGATACATAAGCCTTCCGTTGGGGCTCACTGCTTGGTTTATCTGGATGGTTGCGCTCAACGAACACGGTGCCATGACGACAGTTGCCAGGAAGCAGTGCGGGTGTCAAGAACTGCCCAGTATCGATAGCGTCCACGACGACAACAGAAACAGTCATATAGCCCCTGGATTGTCCAAATTATACATGGCATTATTACTGTTTGCTGGGACAACTAATATTGTAGAGTTTTTAATTTACACGGTCTACGTGACAGGTTCGTTTACGACGATCAGTACAACCGAGAAGAACAGACTGTTATGGTACTTCGATTTCCTGTGTATGACTCTTACGGCAGCATTACG GTATGCTTTCGCCAGCTTCTATTTCCAAATGGCTTACATTGGAGAAAAGAAGTACCAACAAATGATTGATCCATGGGAAAAAGTCGGAGCTGCCCGTGGTGTCGAACACAACCACCTGACTTATTCAAACGCTTAG
- the LOC139144747 gene encoding uncharacterized protein yields MDADAVSPIADVQQTTDTSSSVGLKMHQKTAAPNDESKLEMGKIEFGIWFVLFVLLIIIGSLLLIINIVIATYCLHDQEYTTAICSVRWRSLRKYRKIAETIEPIVSTLIVVLAMVLTYKSRMNRNVCRACRLISEELFPTLKDLRNKYWFDIYAAMVILSFAYHIYVFVINLKKDSEGSFRYLSLPLGVTSWFVWLVALNESGAMITVLKKTYKEDQVSRLYRLYRALLIYAAITNFIEFLIYTIYLTGNLTTIVASLKLQTYIEFIGMTLTVALRYSLASFFFQMFYVGEKKYKLLNDPWTEEKP; encoded by the exons ATGGACGCAGATGCTGTATCTCCAATAGCAGACGTACAACAGACGACTGACACTTCATCCAGTGTAGGTTTGAAAATGCATCAGAAGACAGCAGCCCCTAATGATGAAAGTAAGCTTGAGATGGGGAAAATAGAATTTGGCATCTGGTTTGTTCTCTTCGTTTTACTGATCATCATTGGTTCACTGTTGCTGATCATCAACATCGTCATAGCAACGTACTGCCTCCACGATCAGGAGTACACTACCGCTATCTGTAGCGTGAGGTGGAGGTCTCTCCGCAAATACCGCAAAATCGCAGAGACTATCGAGCCAATCGTCTCCACACTTATTGTTGTACTGGCCATGGTACTGACCTATAAATCCAGGATGAATAGGAATGTTTGTCGCGCCTGCCGTTTAATCTCAGAAGAATTGTTCCCAACACTGAAggatttgagaaacaaatattggtTCGATATTTATGCCGCTATGGTGATTTTGTCCTTTGCCTATCACATTTATGTATTCGTCATTAATCTGAAAAAGGATTCAGAGGGCTCATTTCGGTACCTATCGCTGCCACTTGGTGTGACATCATGGTTTGTATGGCTTGTGGCACTCAACGAGTCCGGTGCCATGATAACTGTCCTGAAGAAAACATACAAGGAAGACCAAGTCAGTCGGTTATACAGATTGTATCGAGCACTCTTGATTTACGCTGCCATTACCAATTTTATCGAATTTCTTATCTACACCATCTACCTTACTGGAAACCTCACAACAATAGTGGCGTCTTTGAAATTACAGACTTACATAGAGTTCATCGGGATGACTCTGACCGTTGCTTTGAG GTATAGTTTGGCAAGCTTCTTTTTCCAAATGTTCTATGTCGGGGAAAAGAAGTACAAGCTTCTCAACGACCCATGGACAGAAGAAAAACCATAG
- the LOC139144748 gene encoding plancitoxin-1-like isoform X1, whose translation MALITGVTFYAILFVVAANGPHTVNGFSCKDINNNDIDWFIVYKMPVIPGHSDSKAKAGTASYYMDSTNIDWVSLSTPVTEPHHPIGHTLGPLYNDHNEKDVSYLLYNDHPPNRRSNTRYGHAKGVLLFDKEKGFWLVHSLPRFPIAPGQNVKFSWAKNKKGEDETMYGQIFLCTTHEHAALTKIRKQIDFYKPFIYDEQPTPSAANVNMAPSPTTMKTTTITTTTTVMDTTPPFADIFDMDGSMSIEEDDRNARVIGQKWRQPPVSILTFERKAKRPRLKKRDTSQTNSKYISIAKKHGREANIEIYSYLAERLGLTRVFAQTWRNGPRHLLSCAGQTTRTATRTFEVVNIAELKFADDIQYRTSKDHSKWAVSHDRTKPWTCIGDLNRMESQKIRGGGFVCFNNVEVRDRFLALIPRQDQDGTVPPNVICPQSNFIFVTNTSLTPSNM comes from the exons ATGGCTCTCATCACCGGTGTAACTTTCTACGCAATACTTTTTGTGGTGGCTGCGAATGGACCTCACACTGTCAATGGTTTCTCTTGCAAAGATATTAACAACAACGACATAGACTG GTTCATCGTATACAAAATGCCAGTGATACCGGGTCACAGTGATAGTAAAGCAAAGGCTGGAACAGCTTCGTACTACATGGACTCTACGAACATCGATTGGGTCTCTCTGTCTACACCCGTCACCGAACCGCACCATCCGATTGGGCACACGCTTGGACCTCTGTATAATGACCATAATGAAAAG GACGTGTCGTATTTGCTTTATAACGACCACCCACCTAATCGAAGAAGCAACACACGATATGGACATGCGAAAG GTGTATTATTGTTCGACAAAGAAAAAGGATTCTGGCTGGTGCATTCGCTTCCAAGATTCCCTATTGCCCCAgggcaaaatgtcaaattctcttGGGCTAAAAACAAAAAAGGTGAAGACGAAACGATGTATGGACAAATATTCCTGTGTACGACACATGAACATGCAGCGCTTACCAAGATAA GAAAACAGATAGATTTCTACAAACCGTTCATATACGACGAACAACCAACACCTTCAGcagctaatgtaaacatggctCCCTCACCGACGACAATGAAAACCACTACGATCACGACAACGACCACAGTCATGGATACTACACCACCGTTTGCGGACATTTTTGACATGGATGGGAGTATGTCTATTGAAGAGGACGACAGAAATGCCAGAGTCATCGGACAAAAGTGGCGGCAACCCCCAGTGTCCATATTGACTTTCGAAAGGAAGGCCAAACGTCCGAGGTTGAAAAAACGGGATACCTCTCAGACCAACAGTAAATACATTTCAATCGCAAAGAAGCACGGACGGGAAGCTAATATTG AGATCTACTCATATCTCGCAGAACGACTAGGTCTGACAAGAGTGTTTGCGCAAACTTGGAGAAACGGTCCTCGACATTTACTATCGTGTGCTGGCCAGACAACGAGAACAGCTACTAGAACCTTCGAAGTCGTAAATATAGCTGAATTGAAATTTGCGGATGATATCCAATATCGAACATCAAAGGACCATTCGAAATGGGCAGTTTCTCACGACCGCACTAAACCATGGACTTGCATTGGCGACCTCAATAGAATG GAGAGTCAGAAAATACGTGGtggtggttttgtttgttttaacaaTGTTGAAGTCCGGGACCGCTTTCTTGCATTAATACCCCGTCAAGATCAGGATGGAACTGTGCCCCCAAACGTCATATGCCCTCaatctaatttcatttttgtcacaAATACGTCTCTGACTCCGTCTAACATGTAG
- the LOC139144749 gene encoding uncharacterized protein, translated as MAVAVNAGFDMGAGDVSSTADVTINIQQPTDTSSSVALEMHHQTTAHDETSTTDGSSIICKDESMRGNGTMREMGQTEYRIWFGVFVSLIIFGSLLLIINAGIAMYCLNDQAYTTAICSVESESFGAADELRKFAETTEPAVSIFIVVLAMILTYKSRFNKNDCRARSLMSEELFSTLRNLFKKYWFSTYLTMVIFSFAYHIVIFILDVKKQLEGSFRYLTLPLGLTSWFVWLVALNESGAMTTVLKKTYSGDQVSRLHNLYGVLLIFAGITNFTEFLIYTIYLTGALTTIVASLKLLTYMEFVGMTLTVALRYSLASFFFQMFYVGEKKYKLLNDPWTEEKP; from the exons ATGGCTGTGGCTGTAAACGCAG GTTTTGACATGGGTGCAGGTGACGTCTCTTCGACGGCAGATGTGACGATAAACATTCAACAGCCGACCGATACTTCATCCAGTGTCGCTTTGGAAATGCATCACCAGACAACAGCTCACGATGAAACGAGTACAACAGATGGATCTTCCATAATCTGTAAAGATGAAAGTATGCGTGGCAATGGCACGATGCGCGAGATGGGGCAAACAGAGTATCGCATTTGGTTCGGTGTCTTCGTTTCACTGATCATCTTCGGTTCGCTGTTGCTGATCATCAACGCCGGTATAGCAATGTACTGCCTCAATGATCAGGCGTACACTACCGCTATCTGTAGCGTGGAGTCGGAATCTTTCGGTGCCGCTGACGAACTCCGCAAATTCGCAGAAACCACAGAGCCTGCCGTCTCCATATTTATTGTTGTGCTGGCGATGATACTGACCTATAAATCCAGGTTCAATAAAAATGATTGTCGTGCCCGCAGTTTAATGTCGGAAGAATTGTTCTCAACACTgagaaatttgttcaaaaaatattggtTCTCTACTTATTTGACCATGGTGATCTTTTCCTTCGCCTATCACATTGTTATCTTCATCCTCGATGTAAAAAAGCAATTAGAGGGCTCATTTCGGTACCTTACGCTGCCACTTGGTCTGACGTCATGGTTTGTATGGCTTGTGGCACTCAACGAGTCCGGTGCCATGACAACAGTCCTGAAGAAAACATACAGCGGAGATCAAGTCAGTCGGTTACACAATCTGTATGGAGTACTCTTGATTTTCGCCGGCATTACTAATTTTACCGAATTTCTTATCTACACAATCTACCTTACCGGAGCTTTGACAACAATAGTGGCGTCTTTGAAATTGCTGACCTACATGGAGTTTGTCGGGATGACGCTGACCGTTGCTTTGAG GTATAGTTTGGCAAGCTTCTTTTTCCAAATGTTCTATGTCGGAGAAAAGAAGTACAAACTTCTCAACGACCCATGGACAGAAGAAAAACCATAG
- the LOC139144748 gene encoding plancitoxin-1-like isoform X2: MLVSIRFIVYKMPVIPGHSDSKAKAGTASYYMDSTNIDWVSLSTPVTEPHHPIGHTLGPLYNDHNEKDVSYLLYNDHPPNRRSNTRYGHAKGVLLFDKEKGFWLVHSLPRFPIAPGQNVKFSWAKNKKGEDETMYGQIFLCTTHEHAALTKIRKQIDFYKPFIYDEQPTPSAANVNMAPSPTTMKTTTITTTTTVMDTTPPFADIFDMDGSMSIEEDDRNARVIGQKWRQPPVSILTFERKAKRPRLKKRDTSQTNSKYISIAKKHGREANIEIYSYLAERLGLTRVFAQTWRNGPRHLLSCAGQTTRTATRTFEVVNIAELKFADDIQYRTSKDHSKWAVSHDRTKPWTCIGDLNRMESQKIRGGGFVCFNNVEVRDRFLALIPRQDQDGTVPPNVICPQSNFIFVTNTSLTPSNM; the protein is encoded by the exons ATGCTGGTCTCCATTAGGTTCATCGTATACAAAATGCCAGTGATACCGGGTCACAGTGATAGTAAAGCAAAGGCTGGAACAGCTTCGTACTACATGGACTCTACGAACATCGATTGGGTCTCTCTGTCTACACCCGTCACCGAACCGCACCATCCGATTGGGCACACGCTTGGACCTCTGTATAATGACCATAATGAAAAG GACGTGTCGTATTTGCTTTATAACGACCACCCACCTAATCGAAGAAGCAACACACGATATGGACATGCGAAAG GTGTATTATTGTTCGACAAAGAAAAAGGATTCTGGCTGGTGCATTCGCTTCCAAGATTCCCTATTGCCCCAgggcaaaatgtcaaattctcttGGGCTAAAAACAAAAAAGGTGAAGACGAAACGATGTATGGACAAATATTCCTGTGTACGACACATGAACATGCAGCGCTTACCAAGATAA GAAAACAGATAGATTTCTACAAACCGTTCATATACGACGAACAACCAACACCTTCAGcagctaatgtaaacatggctCCCTCACCGACGACAATGAAAACCACTACGATCACGACAACGACCACAGTCATGGATACTACACCACCGTTTGCGGACATTTTTGACATGGATGGGAGTATGTCTATTGAAGAGGACGACAGAAATGCCAGAGTCATCGGACAAAAGTGGCGGCAACCCCCAGTGTCCATATTGACTTTCGAAAGGAAGGCCAAACGTCCGAGGTTGAAAAAACGGGATACCTCTCAGACCAACAGTAAATACATTTCAATCGCAAAGAAGCACGGACGGGAAGCTAATATTG AGATCTACTCATATCTCGCAGAACGACTAGGTCTGACAAGAGTGTTTGCGCAAACTTGGAGAAACGGTCCTCGACATTTACTATCGTGTGCTGGCCAGACAACGAGAACAGCTACTAGAACCTTCGAAGTCGTAAATATAGCTGAATTGAAATTTGCGGATGATATCCAATATCGAACATCAAAGGACCATTCGAAATGGGCAGTTTCTCACGACCGCACTAAACCATGGACTTGCATTGGCGACCTCAATAGAATG GAGAGTCAGAAAATACGTGGtggtggttttgtttgttttaacaaTGTTGAAGTCCGGGACCGCTTTCTTGCATTAATACCCCGTCAAGATCAGGATGGAACTGTGCCCCCAAACGTCATATGCCCTCaatctaatttcatttttgtcacaAATACGTCTCTGACTCCGTCTAACATGTAG